From one Synechocystis sp. PCC 6803 substr. PCC-P genomic stretch:
- a CDS encoding diguanylate cyclase domain-containing protein, with translation MNPNRSLEDFLRNVINKFHRALTLRETLQVIVEEARIFLGVDRVKIYKFASDGSGEVLAEAVNRAALPSLLGLHFPVEDIPPQAREELGNQRKMIAVDVAHRRKKSHELSGRISPTEHSNGHYTTVDSCHIQYLLAMGVLSSLTVPVMQDQQLWGIMAVHHSKPRRFTEQEWETMALLSKEVSLAITQSQLSRQVHQQQVQEALVQRLETTVAQYGDRPETWQYALETVGQAVEADGAVLYIAPDLTGSVAQHYQWNLRFDWGNWLETSLWQELMRGQPSAAMEPMAAVQSTWEKPRPFTSVAPLPPTNCVPHGYTLGELEQRSDWIAPPESLSAENFQSFLIVPLAADQQWVGSLILLRKEKSLVKHWAGKRGIDRRNILPRLSFEAWEETQKLVPTWNRSERKLAQVASTQLYMAITQQFVTRLITQQTAYDPLTQLPNWIIFNRQLTLALLDALYEGKMVGVLVIAMDRFKRINESFGHKTGDGLLQEVADRLNQKLSPLAAYSPLLSRWHGDGFTILLTQISDNQEMIPLCERLLSTFQEPFFLQGQPIYLTASMGISTAPYDGETAESLLKFAEIALTRAKCQGKNTYQFYRPQDSAPMLDRLTLESDLRQALTNQEFVLYFQPQVALDTGKLLGVEALVRWQHPRLGQVAPDVFIPLAEELGLINHLGQWVLETACATHQHFFRETGRRLRMAVNISARQFQDEKWLNSVLECLKRTGMPPEDLELEITESLMMEDIKGTVVLLHRLREEGVQVAIDDFGTGYSSLSILKQLPIHRLKIDKSFVNDLLNEGADTAIIQYVIDLANGLNLETVAEGIESEAQLQRLQKMGCHLGQGYFLTRPLPAEAMMTYLYYPQILDFGPTPPLPKVALPETETEAGQGNVGDRPLPNSLNRENPWTEKLHDYVLLKERLQQRNVKEKLVLKIANKIRASLNINDILYSTVTEVRQFLNTDRVVLFKFNSQWSGQVVTESHNDFCRSIINDEIDDPCFKGHYLRLYREGRVRAVSDIEKADLADCHKELLRHYQVKANLVVPVVFNENLWGLLIAHECKTPRYWQEEDLQLLMELATQVAIAIHQGELYEQLETANIRLQQISSLDALTQVGNRYLFDSTLEREWQRLQRIREPLALLLCDVDFFKGFNDNYGHPAGDRCLKKIADAMAKVAKRPTDLVARYGGEEFAIILSETSLEGAINVTEALQVEVANLAIPHTVSGTGHVTLSIGIAVYTPERHINPNALVKAADLALYEAKAKGRNQWLAYEGSQLPHVDGEV, from the coding sequence ATGAACCCTAATCGATCCTTAGAAGATTTTCTCCGTAACGTCATCAATAAGTTCCACCGGGCTTTGACTTTACGGGAAACCCTCCAGGTAATTGTGGAAGAGGCTCGTATCTTTTTAGGAGTGGACCGGGTAAAAATTTACAAATTTGCCAGCGATGGCAGCGGGGAAGTGTTGGCAGAGGCAGTTAACAGAGCTGCTTTGCCATCCTTGTTGGGGCTACATTTTCCGGTGGAGGACATTCCGCCCCAGGCCAGGGAAGAGTTGGGTAACCAAAGGAAGATGATCGCCGTGGATGTGGCCCACCGTCGGAAAAAATCCCACGAGTTGTCCGGTCGCATTAGTCCGACGGAGCATAGTAATGGCCATTACACAACAGTGGATAGTTGTCATATTCAATATCTCCTTGCCATGGGGGTGTTATCCTCCCTAACGGTGCCCGTAATGCAGGATCAGCAACTGTGGGGCATTATGGCGGTACACCACAGTAAACCCCGGCGATTTACCGAGCAGGAGTGGGAAACCATGGCCCTGTTGAGCAAGGAAGTTTCCCTGGCCATTACCCAGTCCCAGTTAAGCCGGCAGGTACATCAGCAACAGGTACAGGAAGCGCTGGTACAAAGGCTAGAAACAACGGTGGCTCAGTATGGCGATCGTCCGGAAACCTGGCAGTATGCATTGGAAACAGTGGGGCAAGCCGTGGAAGCCGATGGAGCTGTGCTCTACATTGCCCCGGATTTAACCGGTTCTGTTGCCCAGCATTACCAATGGAACCTCAGATTTGACTGGGGCAATTGGCTGGAAACGTCCCTGTGGCAGGAGCTAATGCGGGGCCAACCTTCAGCAGCGATGGAGCCGATGGCCGCAGTACAGTCCACCTGGGAAAAACCTCGACCGTTCACCAGTGTGGCACCGCTACCTCCCACTAACTGTGTGCCCCATGGTTACACTTTGGGGGAATTAGAACAGCGCTCCGATTGGATTGCCCCGCCGGAATCCCTAAGCGCAGAAAATTTCCAATCTTTCCTGATTGTGCCCCTGGCGGCGGATCAGCAATGGGTGGGGAGCTTAATTCTGCTGCGGAAGGAGAAATCTTTGGTAAAACACTGGGCCGGGAAACGGGGCATTGACCGCCGCAATATTCTGCCCCGTCTTTCCTTCGAGGCTTGGGAAGAAACCCAAAAATTGGTGCCCACCTGGAATCGCTCAGAACGGAAATTAGCCCAAGTGGCCAGCACCCAACTGTACATGGCCATTACCCAACAGTTTGTGACTAGACTGATTACCCAGCAAACTGCCTACGATCCCCTGACCCAATTGCCCAATTGGATCATTTTTAATCGTCAACTCACCCTAGCTCTGTTGGATGCTCTCTATGAAGGGAAAATGGTGGGGGTTTTGGTTATTGCCATGGATAGATTTAAACGCATTAATGAAAGCTTTGGCCATAAAACCGGGGATGGTCTGTTGCAGGAAGTGGCCGATCGCCTCAATCAAAAACTTAGCCCCCTAGCGGCCTATAGCCCCCTTCTGTCCCGTTGGCATGGGGATGGCTTCACTATTTTGCTGACCCAAATTAGTGATAACCAGGAAATGATTCCCCTGTGTGAAAGACTGTTGAGCACCTTTCAAGAACCCTTTTTCCTCCAGGGCCAACCCATTTATCTCACCGCCAGTATGGGCATTAGCACCGCTCCCTACGATGGGGAAACGGCGGAATCTTTGCTGAAGTTTGCAGAAATTGCCCTCACTAGGGCGAAATGTCAGGGCAAAAACACTTACCAGTTTTACCGCCCCCAGGATTCAGCCCCCATGCTCGATCGCCTGACGTTGGAGTCAGACCTGCGGCAGGCCTTGACTAATCAAGAGTTTGTACTCTACTTCCAACCCCAGGTGGCCCTTGATACGGGTAAATTGTTAGGGGTAGAAGCCTTGGTGCGTTGGCAGCATCCCCGACTGGGGCAGGTGGCCCCCGATGTGTTTATTCCCCTAGCAGAGGAATTGGGGCTGATCAATCATTTAGGGCAATGGGTGCTGGAAACGGCCTGTGCTACCCACCAACATTTTTTCCGGGAAACGGGGCGTCGGCTACGCATGGCAGTAAATATCTCGGCCCGTCAATTCCAGGACGAAAAATGGCTTAATTCGGTGCTGGAATGTTTGAAACGCACAGGCATGCCGCCGGAGGACTTGGAACTCGAAATTACCGAAAGTTTGATGATGGAGGATATTAAAGGGACAGTGGTGCTGCTCCATCGTCTGCGGGAAGAGGGGGTACAGGTGGCGATCGACGACTTTGGCACCGGCTATTCTTCCCTCAGCATTCTCAAGCAATTGCCCATTCACCGCCTGAAAATTGATAAATCCTTTGTGAATGATTTGCTCAATGAGGGGGCAGACACCGCCATTATTCAGTACGTGATTGATTTGGCCAATGGTTTAAATCTGGAAACTGTGGCCGAAGGGATCGAATCGGAAGCCCAACTGCAACGTTTGCAGAAAATGGGTTGCCATCTGGGCCAGGGCTATTTCCTCACTAGGCCCCTTCCAGCAGAAGCGATGATGACCTATCTTTACTATCCACAGATTCTTGATTTTGGCCCCACTCCGCCCCTGCCCAAGGTTGCTCTGCCGGAAACAGAAACAGAGGCGGGCCAGGGTAATGTTGGCGATCGCCCCTTGCCCAATTCCCTCAATCGGGAAAATCCTTGGACAGAAAAACTGCACGATTACGTTTTGCTCAAGGAACGGTTGCAACAGCGCAATGTCAAGGAAAAATTAGTGTTGAAAATTGCCAATAAAATTCGCGCTTCCCTCAACATCAACGACATTTTGTACTCCACCGTCACCGAAGTGAGGCAATTCCTAAATACTGACCGGGTGGTGTTATTTAAATTTAATTCCCAGTGGTCGGGGCAGGTGGTGACGGAATCCCACAATGATTTTTGCCGATCAATTATTAACGATGAAATTGACGATCCCTGTTTTAAGGGCCATTATCTGCGGCTGTATCGAGAAGGTAGGGTGCGGGCTGTATCTGACATTGAAAAGGCTGACTTGGCGGACTGCCACAAGGAGTTACTGCGCCATTACCAGGTCAAAGCTAATTTGGTAGTGCCGGTGGTTTTCAATGAAAATCTTTGGGGTTTGCTCATTGCCCATGAATGCAAAACCCCCCGTTATTGGCAAGAAGAGGATCTGCAACTGTTGATGGAGTTGGCAACCCAGGTGGCGATCGCCATTCACCAGGGGGAACTGTATGAACAATTGGAAACGGCCAACATTCGGTTACAGCAAATTTCCTCCTTGGATGCCCTCACCCAAGTGGGTAACCGCTACTTATTTGATTCCACCCTGGAACGGGAATGGCAACGATTACAACGGATTAGGGAACCCTTAGCTCTGCTGCTTTGTGACGTGGATTTTTTCAAAGGTTTTAACGACAATTATGGTCATCCTGCTGGCGATCGATGTCTGAAAAAAATTGCCGATGCCATGGCCAAAGTTGCCAAAAGACCAACGGATTTAGTGGCTCGCTACGGGGGAGAAGAATTTGCTATTATTCTTTCCGAAACTAGCCTAGAAGGGGCAATCAATGTAACGGAAGCTCTCCAGGTGGAAGTGGCTAATTTGGCCATTCCCCACACGGTATCCGGCACGGGCCATGTCACCCTCAGCATTGGCATTGCCGTTTATACTCCCGAACGCCATATCAATCCCAACGCTCTGGTCAAAGCGGCGGATTTGGCGCTGTATGAAGCCAAAGCAAAAGGTCGCAACCAATGGCTGGCCTATGAAGGGTCCCAGTTGCCCCATGTTGATGGGGAAGTTTAG
- the rsmG gene encoding 16S rRNA (guanine(527)-N(7))-methyltransferase RsmG has translation MSLNLDKDNRDLSSNQGHLGEFRRGLENWPPGLVWQPDGEQIEAMVKLYQGVLVGNARLNLTRITAPLDFLEKHLWDSLAGVLLSDHSRNCPQARVIDIGTGGGFPGLPVALVWPQWSVALLDSTHKKINYLEELGHRLGLANLAYLVARAEAVGNQPQHRSQYDLALIRAVGEGVVCAEYALPLVKVGGTVVLYRGQWSAAEAEQLERACALLGGKVSATVAAVTPWSGAQRHFIYLTKEKPTPSDFPRAIGVPRSHPLGVEN, from the coding sequence GTGTCATTGAATCTAGACAAAGATAATCGCGACCTATCGTCAAACCAGGGGCATTTAGGGGAATTTCGTCGGGGGTTAGAAAATTGGCCCCCAGGTTTGGTTTGGCAACCTGACGGGGAACAGATTGAGGCCATGGTCAAGCTCTACCAAGGAGTCCTGGTCGGTAATGCCCGCTTGAATTTGACCCGCATTACCGCTCCCCTGGATTTCCTAGAAAAACACCTTTGGGATTCCCTGGCGGGGGTTTTATTGTCGGACCATAGCCGTAATTGCCCCCAAGCTCGGGTGATCGACATTGGCACTGGGGGAGGATTCCCTGGATTGCCAGTGGCCTTGGTGTGGCCCCAGTGGTCTGTGGCCCTGTTGGATTCCACCCATAAAAAAATTAACTATCTAGAGGAATTGGGGCACCGTTTGGGCTTAGCTAATTTGGCCTATCTGGTGGCCAGGGCGGAAGCTGTGGGGAACCAGCCCCAGCATCGCTCCCAGTATGATTTGGCTTTAATTCGGGCCGTGGGAGAGGGGGTTGTCTGTGCGGAATATGCCCTACCTTTGGTGAAGGTGGGGGGCACGGTGGTGCTTTACCGGGGTCAATGGTCAGCGGCGGAAGCAGAACAATTGGAACGGGCCTGCGCTCTATTGGGGGGCAAAGTCAGTGCCACGGTGGCAGCCGTTACCCCCTGGAGTGGGGCCCAGCGACACTTTATCTATCTAACCAAGGAAAAACCTACTCCCAGTGATTTTCCCCGGGCGATCGGAGTACCCCGTTCCCATCCCTTGGGGGTGGAGAATTAA
- a CDS encoding Hpt domain-containing protein, which produces MDQQKILGYFIEEAQEHLETLERGILDLGKVVQDSEQVNEMFRAAHSIKGGAAMLGYTSIQKTAHRLEDAFKVLKEHQLPVDQKLESLFLNGYDVLQDLVEKLQSPAGLQPEEADSIVDGAAYQFEELQNYLNYLLNQGSATATSTQTMAAKSTSTGTFNESDVPEEIKVLLHKMLQLFKQEPSATSREKLQEYCTRLGRLAPKQENWQHLLSLSKQAIANPLHSYRTLAPVVLKDLKQGYDCFVLAKPGNIRVSDGLKQLASSQVAQVLIPADPAAAASVLMKVFNDSQLRQLIKNLSAAR; this is translated from the coding sequence TTGGATCAGCAAAAAATCCTCGGCTATTTTATCGAAGAAGCTCAGGAGCATTTGGAAACCCTGGAACGGGGCATCCTTGACTTGGGTAAGGTGGTGCAGGACTCGGAACAGGTCAACGAAATGTTTCGGGCGGCCCATTCCATTAAAGGGGGGGCGGCCATGTTGGGCTACACCAGCATCCAAAAAACGGCCCATCGTTTGGAAGATGCCTTCAAGGTGTTGAAGGAGCATCAATTGCCCGTGGATCAAAAATTGGAGTCCCTATTCCTCAACGGCTACGATGTCTTGCAGGATTTGGTGGAAAAATTGCAGAGTCCCGCTGGACTTCAGCCAGAAGAGGCAGATTCCATTGTGGATGGGGCAGCATATCAGTTTGAAGAGTTACAGAATTATCTGAATTATCTCCTCAACCAGGGCAGTGCCACGGCCACTTCTACCCAAACTATGGCGGCCAAGTCCACCAGTACAGGTACGTTCAATGAGAGTGATGTGCCGGAGGAAATTAAGGTCCTGCTACATAAAATGTTGCAGTTGTTTAAGCAGGAACCATCGGCCACTTCTCGGGAAAAACTTCAGGAATATTGCACTCGTCTGGGTCGCCTAGCCCCCAAGCAAGAAAATTGGCAGCATTTGCTCTCCCTCAGTAAACAGGCGATCGCCAATCCATTGCATTCCTACCGTACCTTGGCCCCGGTGGTGCTGAAGGATCTTAAACAGGGCTATGACTGTTTTGTGTTAGCCAAGCCTGGAAACATTCGGGTCAGCGATGGTCTTAAACAATTGGCCTCTAGCCAAGTGGCCCAGGTTCTCATTCCAGCAGACCCAGCGGCGGCAGCTAGCGTTCTCATGAAGGTATTCAACGACAGCCAACTGCGTCAATTGATTAAAAATCTTTCTGCCGCCCGTTAG
- the sufB gene encoding Fe-S cluster assembly protein SufB, translating into MSSTTVKNLVNQPYKYGFVTNIEADAIPRGLSEDVVRLISAKKNEPEFMLDFRLRAYRHWLTMAEPTWPAVHYPPIDYQDIIYYSAPKQSKKKLESLDEVDPALLETFEKLGIPLSEQKRLSNVAVDAIFDSVSIGTTFKEKLAEDGVIFCSISEALQEHPDLVQKYLGSVVPTADNFFAALNSAVFSDGSFVFIPKGVKCPMELSTYFRINNGDTGQFERTLIIAEEGASVSYLEGCTAPMYDTNQLHAAVVELVALDNADIKYSTVQNWYAGDENGKGGIYNFVTKRGLCKGVNSKISWTQVETGSAITWKYPSCVLVGDNSVGEFYSIALTNNKQQADTGTKMIHIGKNTRSIIISKGISAGNSANSYRGLVKMGPKAQGARNYSQCDSMLIGDRAAANTFPYIQVDNNTAKVEHEASTSKIGEDQLFYFAQRGISEEDAVSMLVSGFCKDVLNELPMEFAAEADKLLSLKLEGTVG; encoded by the coding sequence ATGAGTTCCACCACTGTTAAAAACCTGGTCAACCAACCCTACAAATATGGCTTTGTCACCAACATTGAAGCGGATGCTATCCCCCGTGGTCTGAGTGAAGACGTGGTGCGACTCATTTCTGCTAAGAAAAATGAACCCGAATTCATGTTGGATTTTCGCCTCCGGGCCTACCGGCATTGGCTGACCATGGCGGAACCCACTTGGCCGGCGGTGCATTATCCCCCCATTGATTACCAAGATATTATTTACTACTCCGCCCCTAAGCAAAGTAAGAAAAAACTAGAAAGCTTAGATGAAGTGGACCCAGCTTTGTTGGAAACCTTTGAAAAATTAGGGATTCCCCTATCGGAGCAAAAACGTTTAAGTAATGTGGCGGTAGATGCCATTTTTGACAGTGTTTCCATTGGCACAACTTTTAAGGAAAAGCTAGCGGAAGACGGGGTAATTTTCTGTTCTATTTCTGAAGCATTGCAGGAACATCCCGACCTGGTGCAAAAATATTTGGGCAGTGTGGTGCCCACCGCCGACAACTTCTTTGCCGCCTTAAACTCTGCTGTATTTAGTGACGGTTCCTTTGTTTTTATTCCCAAAGGGGTGAAGTGTCCCATGGAATTGTCCACCTATTTCCGCATTAATAATGGGGATACGGGGCAGTTTGAGCGGACATTAATTATTGCCGAAGAAGGGGCTTCCGTTAGCTATTTGGAAGGTTGTACTGCGCCCATGTATGACACCAATCAACTTCATGCGGCGGTGGTGGAATTGGTAGCTCTAGATAATGCTGACATTAAATATTCCACCGTACAAAACTGGTACGCTGGGGACGAAAATGGCAAGGGCGGAATTTACAACTTTGTGACTAAACGGGGTCTATGTAAAGGAGTTAATTCCAAAATTTCCTGGACCCAAGTAGAAACCGGTTCCGCCATTACCTGGAAATACCCCAGTTGTGTGCTAGTTGGGGATAATTCCGTCGGGGAATTCTACTCTATTGCTTTAACTAACAACAAACAGCAAGCTGATACGGGAACTAAAATGATTCACATCGGTAAAAATACCCGTAGTATCATTATTTCCAAAGGCATTTCCGCTGGTAATTCCGCCAACAGTTACCGGGGTTTGGTGAAAATGGGACCTAAAGCCCAGGGCGCTCGCAATTATTCCCAGTGTGATTCCATGCTCATTGGCGATCGGGCAGCGGCTAATACTTTTCCCTATATTCAAGTGGACAATAATACCGCCAAAGTAGAACATGAAGCTTCCACTTCCAAAATTGGCGAGGATCAACTCTTTTACTTTGCCCAACGGGGAATTTCTGAGGAAGATGCGGTGTCCATGCTAGTCAGCGGTTTCTGTAAGGATGTGCTAAACGAATTACCCATGGAATTTGCGGCGGAGGCTGATAAATTACTGAGTCTCAAACTAGAAGGTACTG
- the coaD gene encoding pantetheine-phosphate adenylyltransferase translates to MIAIYPGSFDPITLGHLDIIERGSGLFEQIIVAVLCNPSKQPLFSVEKRLEQIRHCTQHLTNVTVDSFNGLTVDYAKQKQATVLLRGLRVLSDFEKELQMAHTNQTLWDGVETVFLATAKEYSFLSSSIVKEIAKFGGSVDHLVPPSILADICSSYPSP, encoded by the coding sequence GTGATCGCCATTTATCCCGGTAGTTTTGACCCCATCACCCTCGGCCATTTGGACATTATTGAGCGGGGTAGTGGTTTGTTTGAACAAATCATTGTCGCTGTGCTCTGTAATCCCAGCAAGCAACCCCTATTTTCGGTGGAAAAGCGGCTGGAACAGATCCGCCACTGTACCCAACATCTGACCAATGTGACCGTGGATAGCTTTAACGGACTGACGGTGGACTACGCTAAGCAAAAACAGGCAACGGTATTACTACGGGGTCTGCGAGTCCTGTCGGACTTTGAGAAGGAACTACAAATGGCCCACACTAACCAAACTCTTTGGGACGGAGTGGAAACCGTATTTTTGGCCACCGCCAAGGAATATAGCTTTTTAAGTAGTAGTATTGTCAAAGAAATTGCCAAGTTCGGTGGTAGTGTGGATCATCTTGTTCCCCCCTCAATCTTGGCCGATATTTGCTCTTCCTATCCATCCCCCTAG
- the sufR gene encoding iron-sulfur cluster biosynthesis transcriptional regulator SufR — translation MGVVLSVYWTATHRFQNFLLLLLTMTLSSSHSTKEDILCYLLKEGQGSAIAMAEELGISPQAMRKHLKDLENDGLIEHQQERQSMGRPQFLYQLSKQGREQFPQRYGEFALSFIDSLVETVGEEQLGAVLKKQWQRKAEAYRQQIGQGPLSKRVHKLVELRRQEGYMAEIHPLSVEQAEKFILSEHHCAIADVAESYPTVCGHELEMFAAILPDCAIERTHWLNDGEHTCGYLIQSKTPN, via the coding sequence ATGGGGGTTGTCCTTTCAGTTTACTGGACTGCCACGCATCGGTTCCAAAATTTCCTTCTCCTGTTGTTGACCATGACCCTCAGTTCTTCCCACTCCACCAAAGAAGATATCCTCTGCTATCTCCTCAAAGAGGGGCAAGGATCGGCGATCGCCATGGCTGAAGAGTTGGGCATTAGTCCCCAGGCCATGCGTAAGCACCTCAAGGATTTAGAAAATGATGGCCTAATTGAGCATCAACAGGAAAGACAGAGCATGGGCAGACCCCAATTTCTCTATCAGTTGAGTAAACAGGGGCGGGAACAATTTCCCCAACGTTACGGTGAATTTGCCCTTTCGTTCATCGACTCCCTGGTGGAAACAGTGGGGGAAGAACAGTTGGGGGCAGTGTTGAAAAAACAATGGCAACGGAAGGCGGAAGCCTATCGCCAACAAATTGGCCAGGGCCCCTTATCCAAAAGGGTACATAAACTGGTGGAGCTACGGCGGCAGGAAGGTTATATGGCGGAAATTCATCCCCTTTCGGTGGAGCAAGCGGAAAAATTTATTTTGTCGGAGCACCACTGTGCGATCGCCGATGTGGCCGAATCCTACCCCACCGTTTGTGGCCATGAGTTGGAAATGTTTGCCGCTATTCTGCCGGACTGTGCCATCGAAAGAACCCATTGGCTTAATGATGGGGAACACACCTGTGGTTATTTGATCCAGTCTAAAACCCCGAACTAA
- a CDS encoding DivIVA domain-containing protein has product MTRRESANPEVTENSAVVPGQTVDFDIQQQLAELQELLYDSFHIPLTAWSVVDEEKILDQIDVIAEFIPGAVHRAIAILEREQQILQGAELEAQRMIEVAHQEAQRIKDESGIIQKAQYEADQYKAQVQQDCDALQRQVQQECEALQRQTQQECDTLRRQTMGELEQIKQVTHQEIQQFRQQTVQECEALQKQTEQEATEMQRDVDTYADRLLSRLEGELGQMMRSVSQSRQILYENSAEHNATITNRPPVATPSPVLPPSPGPKPPRGDRPRRRSR; this is encoded by the coding sequence ATGACCCGCCGAGAGAGTGCCAATCCTGAAGTAACTGAGAATAGCGCCGTTGTGCCCGGCCAGACGGTGGATTTTGATATTCAACAACAACTAGCTGAGCTGCAAGAATTACTCTATGACAGCTTCCACATTCCCCTAACAGCCTGGAGTGTGGTGGATGAGGAAAAAATCCTGGACCAAATTGATGTCATTGCTGAATTTATTCCAGGGGCGGTTCATCGGGCGATCGCCATTTTGGAAAGGGAACAGCAAATTTTGCAGGGGGCGGAGTTAGAAGCCCAACGGATGATTGAAGTGGCCCACCAGGAGGCCCAGCGCATTAAGGATGAATCGGGCATTATCCAAAAGGCCCAATACGAAGCCGACCAATACAAAGCCCAAGTTCAACAGGATTGCGATGCCCTCCAGCGCCAGGTGCAACAGGAATGTGAAGCTTTGCAAAGGCAAACCCAACAGGAGTGCGACACCCTACGGCGACAGACCATGGGGGAACTAGAGCAAATCAAGCAAGTTACCCATCAGGAAATCCAACAGTTTCGTCAGCAAACTGTGCAGGAATGTGAAGCCCTACAAAAACAAACGGAACAGGAAGCCACCGAAATGCAGAGGGATGTGGATACCTATGCCGATCGCCTGTTGAGCCGCCTGGAAGGAGAATTAGGGCAAATGATGCGCAGTGTGAGCCAAAGCCGCCAGATCCTCTACGAAAATTCCGCTGAACATAACGCCACCATCACCAACCGTCCCCCCGTGGCCACCCCCAGCCCAGTGCTCCCGCCTTCCCCTGGCCCCAAACCCCCCAGAGGCGATCGCCCCCGCCGCCGTTCCCGTTAA